A window of Paenibacillus polygoni contains these coding sequences:
- a CDS encoding LysR family transcriptional regulator has product MSITKYAILCTVVEVGSLTKAATILNLTQSAVSHAILSLEKDCGFPLLIRAKSGIRLTTNGERIYQYMREILKWQEMLQQEIDLLHGIQTGTVRIGTFTSVSSQWLPGVIKSFHQEFPAIKIKLREGDYAEIKNWIASGVVDFGFITLQGKSQLDNIPLKKDRMVCIVSSEHPLADAPSVSLTSLSNEPFIMPKWGGDDEIETMIKEHKTKLNIKYEIAEEQAIIGMVQHGLGISILPEMVLSRLPDTVRVIPIEEEPYRLIGIAAPSLSELSPAASRFLQAIQDGLRLHLLDDSRS; this is encoded by the coding sequence GTGAGTATAACTAAATATGCGATTTTATGTACTGTCGTTGAAGTCGGCAGCTTAACGAAAGCGGCTACCATCCTTAACTTAACGCAATCTGCTGTTAGTCACGCCATTTTAAGCCTAGAAAAAGACTGCGGATTCCCCCTTCTTATCCGGGCGAAGTCTGGAATTCGCCTCACCACAAATGGGGAAAGAATCTACCAATACATGAGAGAAATTCTAAAGTGGCAGGAAATGCTGCAGCAAGAAATTGATTTGCTTCATGGAATTCAGACAGGCACTGTACGTATAGGTACCTTTACCAGCGTCTCTTCTCAGTGGCTTCCTGGTGTCATAAAATCTTTTCACCAAGAATTTCCTGCAATAAAAATTAAATTGAGAGAAGGTGACTATGCGGAAATTAAAAACTGGATTGCTTCTGGTGTCGTTGATTTTGGCTTTATTACACTGCAAGGTAAGTCCCAGCTTGACAACATTCCTTTGAAGAAAGATCGTATGGTATGTATCGTTTCAAGTGAACATCCACTTGCCGATGCCCCTTCTGTTTCTCTTACTTCACTTAGTAATGAACCCTTTATTATGCCAAAATGGGGAGGTGATGATGAGATTGAGACGATGATCAAAGAACATAAAACAAAGCTGAATATAAAATATGAAATTGCCGAGGAGCAGGCAATCATTGGGATGGTTCAACACGGACTTGGTATCAGCATTTTACCTGAAATGGTACTTTCCAGACTCCCTGATACCGTCCGTGTTATCCCCATTGAAGAAGAACCATACCGTCTAATCGGGATTGCGGCTCCTTCATTATCCGAACTTTCCCCAGCTGCCAGCAGGTTTCTCCAAGCGATTCAAGACGGGTTACGTCTACATTTACTGGATGACTCTCGAAGTTGA
- a CDS encoding MFS transporter, which translates to MYTFKKRHAHFLLSSIGISHIGDWIYLIAINLMILHMTGSPAAVGLLYILRPIATMITAGFAGSLVDRWNTRNMMIWLDLFRALLILAVPFLPSLPLIYIFVFLISMASSLFEPASLSYTVSFIPAALRKKYNAWVSLTQSGAYVIGPAAAGGLFAISSSETAIMVNGISFLMSALLLTGLPKLGAVSTPDHEKAEQSHGHRSEKWRMLKKDWSVVWQFSKTHVKVIIIYGLFHGIMIMAAALDSLEVSFLTQVIHSSDSQYSMLLSITGISFLLGSFIQTRMVDRLHTMTLLGYGALLFSTGYVIYSFSHHLVVTGVGFVILSFFQAFMNTGYYTYIQNEIPVSMIGRVTSVYSFIQSLLEMVMIWLFSRFAELIDVKTAVVSASSLQWMVAVVLLVYCIYFMLLERRKLDSTSRVIQ; encoded by the coding sequence ATGTATACATTTAAAAAAAGACATGCTCACTTTTTGCTGTCGAGTATAGGAATTTCTCATATTGGCGATTGGATCTATCTGATTGCTATTAATTTAATGATTCTACATATGACAGGATCCCCAGCAGCGGTTGGGCTGTTATATATTCTTAGGCCGATTGCTACGATGATTACTGCAGGATTTGCTGGAAGTTTGGTAGATCGGTGGAATACACGAAATATGATGATTTGGCTTGATCTGTTTCGGGCTCTTTTGATCCTCGCAGTTCCCTTTTTACCTTCGTTACCTCTTATTTATATCTTCGTATTTCTCATCAGTATGGCTAGTTCTTTGTTTGAACCGGCTTCACTCTCCTACACTGTTTCTTTCATTCCTGCTGCTTTACGAAAGAAATATAATGCATGGGTTTCTTTGACTCAGTCAGGTGCTTATGTTATTGGTCCTGCAGCAGCAGGTGGATTGTTTGCCATTTCCAGCAGTGAAACTGCGATCATGGTAAATGGGATCTCATTTCTAATGTCAGCACTTCTTCTTACAGGCTTACCTAAACTGGGAGCTGTCTCTACGCCTGATCATGAAAAAGCAGAGCAAAGTCATGGTCATAGAAGTGAAAAGTGGAGGATGCTCAAAAAAGACTGGTCGGTCGTATGGCAATTTAGTAAAACACATGTAAAAGTAATCATAATCTATGGGCTATTTCATGGAATCATGATCATGGCTGCTGCTTTGGATTCGCTGGAAGTTTCTTTTCTAACACAAGTTATTCACAGCAGTGATTCACAGTACAGTATGCTCTTAAGCATCACCGGAATTAGTTTTTTGCTGGGTTCCTTTATTCAGACTCGAATGGTAGATAGACTCCATACCATGACATTGCTGGGTTATGGTGCTTTACTATTTTCAACAGGTTATGTTATATACAGTTTTTCGCATCACTTGGTTGTTACAGGTGTAGGGTTTGTCATCTTGTCATTCTTCCAGGCTTTTATGAATACAGGCTATTATACATACATTCAGAATGAAATTCCTGTCTCCATGATCGGCCGAGTGACAAGTGTATACAGCTTCATTCAGTCCCTTCTTGAGATGGTTATGATCTGGCTGTTTAGCAGGTTTGCTGAACTTATAGATGTGAAAACAGCAGTAGTCTCCGCTTCATCGCTCCAGTGGATGGTCGCCGTAGTACTGCTGGTTTATTGTATATACTTTATGTTGCTTGAACGACGAAAATTAGATTCAACTTCGAGAGTCATCCAGTAA
- the dagF gene encoding 2-dehydro-3-deoxy-phosphogluconate aldolase, with translation MTTMEKRLYKGRAALNVLAGSVQNAKEIFEAADGYVVIGVLSKNYPDASSAVEAMKQYGEVCEDAVSIGLGAGDPRQSEVVAEIAREYAGTHINQVFTGVGVTRASLNGKSSWINSLVSPCGKPGYVNLSTGPLSSSVTEKAIVPVEAAIALVSDMGGNALKYFPMNGLDTKEEYMAVASACAKAGFALEPTGGIDKENFREILKIALKAGVPAVIPHVYSSIIDKITGQTIIQDVQELTNILKFEVDAYDNG, from the coding sequence ATGACGACTATGGAGAAACGTTTATATAAAGGCAGGGCGGCCCTGAATGTACTGGCTGGCAGTGTGCAAAATGCCAAAGAAATCTTTGAAGCAGCGGATGGATATGTAGTCATCGGTGTTTTATCTAAAAATTATCCAGATGCAAGTTCTGCAGTGGAAGCAATGAAACAATATGGCGAAGTATGTGAAGATGCAGTATCCATTGGGCTTGGTGCAGGGGATCCAAGACAGTCTGAAGTTGTAGCTGAAATTGCAAGAGAATACGCAGGGACACATATCAACCAAGTGTTTACTGGAGTAGGTGTAACTCGTGCGAGTCTGAATGGAAAATCAAGCTGGATTAACAGCCTTGTTTCTCCTTGCGGAAAACCGGGATATGTAAATCTCTCGACAGGCCCACTAAGTTCTTCTGTCACGGAGAAGGCCATTGTTCCTGTGGAAGCTGCCATTGCTCTTGTCTCTGATATGGGCGGAAATGCATTGAAGTATTTTCCAATGAACGGGCTGGATACAAAAGAAGAATATATGGCTGTAGCGAGTGCTTGTGCCAAAGCAGGATTTGCACTAGAGCCAACGGGAGGAATAGATAAAGAGAACTTTCGTGAAATTTTAAAGATTGCACTAAAAGCCGGAGTCCCTGCAGTGATCCCTCACGTATATTCATCCATTATTGACAAAATAACAGGTCAGACCATCATTCAGGATGTTCAAGAGTTAACGAATATTCTAAAGTTCGAGGTGGATGCTTATGACAACGGGTAA
- a CDS encoding sugar kinase — protein MTTGNRKQITSFGEVMMRLEVPSHLTLSQSRSLNYSFSGTGVNVVAALIKLGHKGAIVTTLPANSLGDAAEAALRGLGFDMKYVRRDGQLLGSYFLETGYGSRKSKVTYASRVNSAFNTTSHHAYTDLSFAEDSHYFHLCGIGLAMNEEMRYIMKTLASVVKSKGGSVIFDCNFRASLWSEEDKKQARTHYEDMLHLADIVMMNERDAISLLGYKSSSADRIEQIKELIPQIAKDYGIRVISGTQRTIEADSHYIQGFLYHKDKGLTFGKPMKVQVLDRIGAGDAYTAGVIHGEICGYDPGYTVQYATAASVLAHTIVGDTAPSSEEDILQVMNEQVLDIER, from the coding sequence ATGACAACGGGTAACCGTAAGCAGATTACATCATTTGGAGAAGTTATGATGCGGCTCGAGGTTCCCTCCCATCTGACTTTGAGTCAAAGCCGATCGCTGAACTATTCCTTCTCGGGAACGGGAGTCAATGTAGTTGCGGCTCTTATAAAGCTTGGGCATAAAGGCGCTATCGTAACCACACTGCCTGCCAATTCATTAGGAGATGCTGCAGAGGCAGCTCTTCGAGGACTCGGTTTTGATATGAAGTACGTACGAAGGGATGGGCAGCTGCTCGGATCTTATTTTCTTGAAACAGGATATGGGTCTAGAAAAAGTAAAGTAACCTATGCTAGCCGTGTCAATAGTGCGTTTAACACAACTTCACATCATGCTTACACAGACTTATCTTTTGCTGAAGACAGTCATTATTTTCATCTATGCGGGATTGGACTCGCGATGAATGAAGAGATGAGATACATAATGAAAACACTGGCAAGCGTGGTAAAATCAAAAGGCGGATCGGTCATCTTTGATTGCAACTTTCGGGCATCCTTATGGTCAGAGGAGGATAAGAAGCAGGCAAGGACTCATTACGAAGATATGCTGCATCTTGCCGATATTGTGATGATGAACGAACGTGATGCAATCTCTTTGCTAGGATATAAGTCATCTTCTGCTGACCGAATAGAGCAAATCAAAGAACTTATTCCGCAGATTGCGAAAGATTATGGTATTCGTGTCATTTCGGGAACACAGAGAACGATTGAAGCTGACAGTCATTATATCCAAGGTTTTTTATATCACAAAGATAAAGGGCTTACGTTTGGAAAACCGATGAAGGTACAAGTCCTTGACCGAATTGGTGCAGGGGATGCCTATACTGCTGGCGTGATTCATGGGGAGATTTGTGGATACGATCCAGGGTATACGGTTCAGTATGCAACCGCTGCTTCTGTCCTTGCCCATACCATCGTCGGAGATACAGCTCCGTCATCAGAAGAGGATATTCTTCAAGTTATGAATGAGCAAGTGTTAGATATTGAAAGGTAG
- a CDS encoding DMT family transporter: protein MFRRMDTKKQADLQMLLVTLLWGSSYLFMKEGLGSIQEINLIALRFGFAFLLLGILFYKKWSYVTVRLVGQGFILGAVLFMAFVFITYGVKRTSTSQAGFLISLSVVFVPLFTSLWGRKLPSRKMAGCIMLAVIGISLLTLDQSLSIGSGDLLCILGAMMYAVYIIVSGVMVRKGDAIVLSILQLGFAGGIAFIFSLLFEQPKLPNSSEAWIAVMGLTILCSAVAYTIQILAQRHMTSTRAGLIFSLEPVFAAGFAFIFYGERLPWNGFIGACLILSGVLLTEITPRLPQRFRKHKHTEQIGVEINLSEGSST from the coding sequence ATGTTTAGGCGAATGGACACAAAAAAACAAGCGGATTTGCAAATGCTGTTAGTCACTCTTTTATGGGGGTCTTCCTATTTGTTTATGAAAGAAGGTCTTGGTAGTATTCAAGAAATCAACCTGATTGCCTTACGGTTTGGTTTTGCATTTTTGCTGCTTGGTATATTGTTTTATAAAAAATGGTCCTATGTGACTGTAAGGCTTGTAGGACAAGGATTTATATTAGGTGCAGTTCTGTTTATGGCCTTTGTATTTATAACTTATGGCGTCAAACGGACAAGTACTTCTCAGGCAGGTTTTCTAATCAGTTTATCTGTCGTCTTTGTACCACTGTTTACCTCATTATGGGGACGAAAGCTTCCAAGCAGAAAAATGGCAGGTTGCATTATGCTGGCTGTCATCGGAATATCCTTATTAACACTAGATCAAAGCCTGAGTATTGGATCAGGAGATCTATTATGTATTTTAGGGGCGATGATGTATGCAGTATATATTATTGTCTCTGGAGTTATGGTGCGAAAAGGCGACGCTATCGTACTCAGTATTTTACAGCTTGGTTTCGCCGGCGGGATCGCTTTCATCTTTTCACTCCTATTTGAACAGCCAAAACTTCCGAATTCAAGCGAAGCATGGATAGCAGTTATGGGGCTGACTATACTGTGCAGTGCAGTAGCTTATACAATTCAAATTCTAGCACAGCGGCATATGACTTCAACCCGTGCAGGACTGATATTCTCACTTGAGCCTGTATTTGCAGCCGGATTTGCTTTTATTTTCTACGGTGAACGCTTGCCTTGGAATGGATTCATTGGTGCTTGTTTAATCTTATCAGGGGTGCTGCTTACAGAGATTACCCCGCGTTTGCCTCAGCGGTTTAGAAAACATAAACACACAGAACAAATAGGTGTTGAAATAAATCTTAGTGAAGGATCGTCGACATAG
- a CDS encoding amidohydrolase/deacetylase family metallohydrolase: MGITILRSVRTADHPERFDLIIKDGIIAEKSAAGTACGDEILDCSDLFVSSGWIDMHVHAMESYRPYGDEIDEIGVRQGVTTIVDAGSCGADDIGKLAELSKITATRVLAFLNISRIGLGERQDELSSAGWIDERTIEASIRELGSFIVGLKARMSRSVVKDEGIRPLHMARSMSDKTGLPLMVHIGSGPPEIEEVLNLLQSKDIITHYLNGKENNILDGKGEVLPAFLAAIKRGVHLDVGHGTASFSYQVAERVKKSGIHPDTISSDIYRGNRINGPVHSLAEVMSKFLLLGYSLTDIVNAVTVKAATWLKRPELGRIQVGDKANLTLFRLVQGQYVLADSMGEIRSTQTIIETKGAIIGDKFYS, translated from the coding sequence ATGGGGATAACAATCCTTCGCTCCGTACGAACGGCAGATCATCCAGAGCGCTTTGATCTAATCATTAAAGATGGCATAATCGCGGAAAAATCAGCAGCGGGTACAGCGTGTGGAGACGAAATCTTGGATTGCAGTGATTTGTTCGTATCCAGCGGCTGGATTGATATGCATGTCCATGCAATGGAAAGTTATCGGCCTTATGGAGATGAAATCGATGAGATTGGAGTACGGCAAGGTGTCACTACCATCGTTGACGCTGGCAGCTGTGGAGCCGATGATATCGGGAAACTGGCTGAGCTGAGTAAAATAACGGCTACGAGGGTACTCGCCTTTCTTAACATTTCGCGCATAGGGCTGGGAGAACGGCAGGATGAACTAAGTTCTGCGGGATGGATCGATGAGAGAACGATCGAGGCTTCAATTCGTGAGTTAGGTTCCTTTATCGTTGGACTTAAAGCCCGGATGAGCAGAAGTGTGGTTAAGGATGAAGGTATTCGCCCGCTTCATATGGCAAGATCTATGTCTGACAAAACAGGATTGCCTCTTATGGTACATATCGGTTCAGGACCGCCTGAAATCGAAGAAGTGCTGAACTTGCTTCAGAGTAAAGATATCATTACTCATTATTTGAATGGCAAGGAAAATAACATACTAGATGGGAAGGGGGAAGTGTTACCTGCTTTTCTTGCTGCTATAAAACGGGGAGTGCATTTAGATGTGGGTCACGGTACCGCAAGCTTCTCTTATCAGGTAGCAGAAAGGGTGAAAAAATCGGGTATTCACCCGGATACCATCAGCTCTGATATATACCGGGGTAATCGAATAAATGGCCCTGTACATAGCTTAGCTGAGGTCATGAGCAAATTTTTACTACTTGGCTATTCTCTAACGGATATCGTGAATGCGGTTACAGTGAAAGCTGCGACTTGGCTGAAGCGGCCTGAACTCGGACGAATTCAAGTAGGGGATAAAGCGAACCTCACTTTATTTAGACTTGTTCAAGGACAATATGTACTGGCCGATTCCATGGGCGAGATTCGCAGCACACAGACAATCATTGAAACGAAGGGAGCAATCATCGGTGACAAGTTCTATTCTTGA
- a CDS encoding GntR family transcriptional regulator, whose product MSLSRKKGPLYLQLKKTIRDRIVHGIYPVGSLIPSEPQLEQEFKVSKMTVRSAIQELKQEGYVQKQSGVGTTVLRNAASPPLSKGKRFTEILVEQGDRIDKKLIDKKVEQNGPDSEAYHLFGPSCLCIKRLYYLNEVPYIFYEHRVLPEAAGRLDWIQGADFSLYEWLEEQNLVAERYQDQFTIGPLPAEVAGELALQEGQIVLQRHRYTYDERNHAIEWSVGYYNTNLKPYIVDYQT is encoded by the coding sequence GTGTCCCTGTCAAGAAAAAAAGGGCCGCTTTATTTGCAGCTAAAAAAAACGATTCGTGACCGCATTGTTCACGGCATATATCCAGTGGGTTCACTTATTCCTTCAGAACCGCAATTGGAACAAGAATTTAAAGTGAGTAAAATGACGGTGCGAAGTGCGATTCAGGAGTTAAAACAAGAGGGGTACGTACAGAAACAGAGCGGAGTCGGTACGACGGTGCTTCGAAATGCGGCTTCACCTCCACTATCCAAAGGTAAGAGATTTACAGAAATCCTGGTGGAGCAAGGGGACCGAATTGATAAGAAACTAATTGATAAAAAAGTGGAGCAAAACGGTCCAGACAGCGAGGCATATCATTTATTCGGCCCCTCATGTCTCTGCATAAAGCGACTTTACTATTTGAATGAAGTACCTTATATCTTTTATGAACACCGAGTTTTACCTGAAGCAGCAGGCAGATTAGACTGGATTCAGGGTGCTGATTTTTCTTTGTACGAGTGGCTGGAAGAGCAAAATCTCGTGGCGGAACGTTATCAGGATCAATTTACGATTGGTCCGCTGCCTGCAGAGGTTGCCGGGGAACTTGCGTTGCAAGAAGGCCAGATCGTGCTTCAAAGACATAGGTATACGTATGATGAGAGGAATCATGCCATAGAGTGGAGTGTTGGTTACTATAACACCAATTTAAAGCCGTACATTGTAGATTATCAGACATAG
- a CDS encoding substrate-binding domain-containing protein, whose translation MRKKVTMQQIADTVGVSKFAVSRALTGKSGVSEQTRDKIIRTAGQLGYFKNGFGGASRVAALEQEKEKELTPDWRKQTGTVLVLFPNIRYQNKDSLYWGPMFEGISARLNEKGFDILTLTEPSSDKVFSLLNPDAIQGVITVGAVSSALLLEFQRMQIPVVMLDHSDSAFHCDTVFSDNISLMREMMNQLIATGYRKFQFVGNIYDAPSFLERWTAFRMTLDEHNIPLEQNTKLFHEETEGLMQAVSEIPRSQLPEVFVCVNDSTALFVLEQLSKQDVSVPEDCAVTGFDNVETNLPLLATVDVNKSLLGRRAVDQLLWRVDHPSLPVERLLIHADLIYRDTYMTAKRG comes from the coding sequence ATGCGAAAAAAAGTGACAATGCAGCAAATCGCGGATACGGTTGGTGTATCTAAATTCGCTGTATCTAGAGCACTCACAGGCAAATCTGGAGTTAGCGAACAGACAAGAGATAAGATTATTCGTACGGCGGGACAGCTGGGTTATTTTAAGAATGGATTTGGCGGTGCTTCAAGAGTTGCTGCATTAGAGCAGGAAAAAGAGAAAGAGTTAACCCCCGATTGGCGAAAACAGACGGGTACAGTCTTGGTTCTTTTTCCGAATATAAGGTATCAGAACAAAGATTCTCTGTACTGGGGTCCTATGTTCGAAGGCATATCTGCTAGGCTCAATGAGAAGGGATTCGATATTCTGACCTTAACTGAACCTTCTTCAGATAAAGTGTTTTCGTTACTTAATCCCGATGCAATTCAAGGAGTAATCACGGTGGGTGCTGTATCTTCTGCGTTATTGCTTGAATTTCAGCGGATGCAGATTCCGGTTGTGATGTTAGATCATTCGGATTCCGCATTTCACTGTGACACTGTTTTTAGTGACAATATCAGTCTCATGAGAGAGATGATGAATCAACTAATTGCAACTGGTTATCGCAAGTTTCAGTTTGTAGGGAATATTTATGATGCACCCAGCTTTTTAGAACGATGGACGGCATTTCGAATGACACTCGATGAGCATAACATTCCTTTAGAGCAGAACACGAAACTGTTCCACGAAGAAACGGAGGGACTCATGCAAGCGGTAAGTGAGATTCCTAGAAGTCAGCTTCCTGAAGTATTCGTGTGTGTAAATGATTCAACCGCACTTTTTGTGCTTGAACAATTATCGAAACAAGATGTGTCCGTACCAGAAGATTGCGCTGTAACCGGTTTTGATAACGTAGAAACAAATCTTCCGCTGCTGGCTACCGTTGATGTAAATAAGTCATTACTTGGAAGAAGGGCAGTAGATCAATTATTATGGCGAGTAGATCATCCATCTTTGCCGGTGGAACGTCTTCTGATCCATGCAGATCTCATATACAGAGATACATATATGACAGCAAAAAGAGGATAA
- a CDS encoding DgaE family pyridoxal phosphate-dependent ammonia lyase, translated as MSILGVSAPTDTVMEAMKQGGQQYVEIADLTNKAGDHIARVLGSESAVVVNSASSGIALSVAAMVTQGNKRKSEKLHQEPIQKNEIVMLKGHNVQYGAPVETMVYLGGGKLLEVGYANEGKKEHIEEAINERTAAILYVKSHHCVQKNMISAEEAYEVAQMYQIPLIIDAAAEEDLTSYIPISDLVIFSGSKAIEGPTSGIVAGKKQYIDWLKVQLSGIGRSMKVGKETTFGLLKALDEYQMKTDKSDQEKQELQQLAPLSKLNGVEMSIVQDEAGRLIYRGRIRIQEQITGITAAEVAEQLRTGDIAIYTRDYGVRQGYFDIDPRSLKEDDMNIIYSRIHQIISGE; from the coding sequence ATGAGTATTCTTGGCGTATCGGCACCAACAGACACGGTTATGGAGGCAATGAAACAGGGTGGGCAGCAGTACGTAGAAATTGCGGATCTGACGAACAAAGCAGGAGATCACATTGCACGTGTATTAGGCTCGGAGTCAGCAGTTGTAGTGAATTCCGCATCAAGCGGGATCGCCCTTTCGGTCGCTGCAATGGTTACCCAAGGAAACAAGAGAAAGAGCGAAAAATTACATCAGGAACCCATTCAAAAGAATGAAATCGTCATGCTGAAAGGTCATAATGTGCAGTATGGGGCCCCAGTTGAAACGATGGTTTATCTTGGCGGGGGCAAACTTCTTGAAGTTGGTTATGCAAACGAAGGAAAAAAGGAACATATCGAAGAAGCAATTAATGAGCGAACAGCCGCTATTTTATATGTAAAATCCCATCACTGTGTCCAGAAAAATATGATATCCGCAGAGGAAGCCTATGAAGTAGCACAAATGTACCAAATTCCTCTCATTATTGATGCAGCTGCAGAAGAAGATTTGACAAGCTATATACCGATATCGGACCTGGTCATATTTAGCGGATCCAAAGCGATTGAAGGTCCTACTTCGGGGATTGTAGCAGGCAAAAAGCAGTATATAGATTGGTTGAAAGTTCAGCTGTCAGGTATTGGGCGGAGTATGAAAGTGGGGAAAGAAACGACGTTTGGACTGCTGAAAGCATTAGACGAATACCAGATGAAAACAGACAAAAGTGATCAGGAGAAACAAGAACTGCAGCAGCTTGCTCCTCTTTCCAAACTTAATGGTGTAGAGATGTCGATCGTACAAGATGAAGCAGGCAGACTTATATATCGCGGTCGTATTCGGATTCAGGAACAGATAACAGGAATTACCGCTGCTGAGGTTGCAGAGCAGCTTCGTACTGGAGATATAGCAATTTATACCCGTGATTATGGGGTAAGACAGGGCTATTTTGATATCGATCCAAGATCGTTAAAAGAAGATGATATGAACATCATTTACTCACGTATTCATCAAATTATATCGGGGGAATAG
- a CDS encoding ABC transporter substrate-binding protein: MKALLILLLVSCFVIVAGCSGGKTAENPTPPKEVNEEQTPDNTAEKTEEPEAPAFDLGGRTIKLSAWWDLAPTDADATGQALVEQQKKVEEKYNVTIEYVNVPFEEYMDKFTTSVLAGEPFSDIAYLEFKSAVPAIQKGQLLKISEFTTTNSSINKDQRLANPAPPLLGEQYAFNGGVKGNFGHGIHYNRDLFEKLGLPDLQELYDNGEWTWSKFLEIAKQATKDTNNDGKMDTYGFSGWAAVVGRNFIAANGGNTVLDPEDEASNAKEGLTDPKAIEAIEFLASLYSNNVVKVKTGDKVNWEEGDTFKDGDVAMFHAAQWMIGDLNFEVGVVPYPIGPQGSPEITYADTGLNAYFIPKGVKDPEAVYQVFEELFDVPQLEEYPTQNYLESLYSTEDDTRIIREHITGTGLVGLDEAYPEYPYNDFIADVIVNNASVASAAEKYKQQAQASIDKLGAVK; encoded by the coding sequence ATGAAAGCGCTTTTAATTTTATTGTTGGTGTCGTGTTTTGTGATTGTAGCCGGATGCAGCGGAGGAAAAACAGCAGAAAATCCAACTCCGCCAAAAGAAGTGAATGAAGAACAAACGCCAGATAATACTGCAGAAAAAACGGAGGAACCAGAAGCGCCTGCCTTCGATCTTGGAGGTAGAACAATCAAGTTGTCAGCATGGTGGGATCTTGCACCTACCGATGCAGATGCTACAGGGCAAGCTCTTGTTGAGCAACAGAAGAAAGTAGAAGAAAAATATAATGTCACTATCGAATACGTTAACGTTCCCTTCGAAGAGTATATGGATAAGTTTACTACATCCGTTCTTGCAGGGGAACCATTCTCCGATATAGCCTACCTTGAATTCAAAAGTGCCGTACCTGCGATCCAAAAAGGCCAGCTTCTTAAAATTTCCGAATTTACTACAACGAATTCTAGTATTAACAAAGACCAGCGGCTAGCCAATCCCGCACCACCGCTTCTTGGAGAACAATATGCTTTTAACGGCGGAGTGAAAGGAAACTTTGGTCATGGAATTCATTATAATCGTGACCTATTTGAAAAACTGGGGCTTCCAGACCTCCAAGAGTTGTACGACAATGGCGAGTGGACCTGGAGTAAATTCCTTGAAATCGCGAAACAAGCAACCAAAGATACAAACAACGATGGGAAAATGGATACTTATGGGTTCTCTGGATGGGCAGCTGTAGTTGGACGTAACTTTATTGCAGCAAATGGTGGAAACACAGTTCTCGATCCAGAAGATGAGGCATCAAATGCTAAAGAAGGACTTACAGATCCGAAGGCAATTGAAGCCATTGAGTTTTTGGCATCTTTATACAGCAACAATGTAGTAAAAGTGAAGACAGGCGACAAAGTGAATTGGGAAGAAGGCGACACCTTTAAAGACGGAGACGTTGCGATGTTCCATGCAGCACAGTGGATGATCGGTGACCTGAACTTTGAAGTTGGTGTTGTCCCTTATCCAATTGGACCCCAAGGGAGCCCGGAAATCACTTATGCGGATACAGGTTTGAATGCTTATTTCATTCCGAAAGGCGTAAAAGATCCAGAAGCGGTATATCAAGTGTTTGAAGAACTATTTGACGTTCCTCAACTAGAAGAGTATCCAACGCAAAACTATTTGGAGAGTTTATACTCCACGGAAGATGACACACGTATTATTCGTGAACATATTACAGGCACAGGACTTGTTGGGTTGGATGAAGCTTACCCAGAGTATCCATACAATGACTTTATTGCTGATGTTATCGTAAATAATGCTTCTGTTGCATCTGCGGCAGAGAAATATAAGCAGCAGGCACAAGCCTCAATTGATAAGCTGGGAGCAGTAAAATAA